The following proteins come from a genomic window of Corynebacterium hansenii:
- a CDS encoding Ppx/GppA phosphatase family protein — protein sequence MRLGVLDVGSNTVHLVMVDARRGGHPTPMSDTKSTMKLVEYLDDDNDLSRKGIDKLTGYVAEAKGLVDQMRCEEMISFATSAVRDARNSDEVLDHVEKETGIRLEILSGEDEARLTFLAVRRWYGWSAGRIVNLDIGGGSLELTSGTDEDPDAAYSLLLGAGRLTHEWFDTDPPERKKIDLLRDYIDAELVEPARHLRTLGDPDLAVATSKTFRTLARLTGAAPSSAGPRVKRTLTAPGLRQLIAFISRMTAADRAELEGVSSNRSHQIVAGALVAEASMRALGIEQVEICPWALREGVILRRLDSNLYGKG from the coding sequence GTGCGATTAGGTGTATTGGACGTTGGCAGCAATACCGTTCATTTGGTGATGGTCGATGCCCGCCGAGGCGGGCACCCCACGCCGATGAGCGATACCAAGTCGACGATGAAGCTGGTCGAGTACCTGGACGACGACAACGATCTGTCGAGGAAGGGCATCGACAAGCTCACGGGCTACGTCGCCGAGGCCAAGGGCCTCGTCGACCAGATGCGGTGCGAGGAAATGATCAGCTTCGCCACCTCGGCCGTCCGCGACGCCCGCAATTCCGACGAAGTCCTGGATCACGTGGAGAAGGAGACCGGCATCCGGCTGGAGATCCTCTCCGGCGAGGACGAGGCGCGATTGACCTTCCTGGCGGTGCGCCGCTGGTACGGCTGGTCCGCCGGGCGCATCGTCAACCTCGACATCGGCGGCGGCTCGCTGGAGCTGACCTCCGGCACCGACGAGGACCCGGATGCGGCGTACTCGCTGCTGCTGGGTGCGGGCCGGCTGACCCACGAATGGTTCGACACCGACCCGCCGGAGCGCAAGAAGATCGACCTGCTGCGCGATTACATCGACGCCGAGCTCGTCGAGCCGGCCCGACATCTGCGCACCCTGGGCGACCCGGACTTGGCCGTGGCGACGTCGAAGACGTTCCGCACCCTGGCTCGCCTCACCGGTGCCGCGCCGAGTTCCGCCGGGCCGCGCGTCAAACGCACGCTCACCGCCCCCGGCCTGCGCCAACTGATCGCCTTCATCTCCCGCATGACCGCCGCCGACCGTGCCGAACTGGAGGGCGTGAGCTCGAATCGCTCGCACCAGATCGTCGCCGGTGCGCTCGTTGCCGAGGCAAGTATGCGAGCATTGGGGATTGAGCAGGTGGAGATTTGCCCGTGGGCGCTGCGAGAGGGCGTGATCCTGCGCCGACTCGACAGCAATCTGTACGGAAAGGGATGA